From the genome of Odocoileus virginianus isolate 20LAN1187 ecotype Illinois chromosome 31, Ovbor_1.2, whole genome shotgun sequence:
ctccaaaatcactgtggatgatgactgcagccatgaaataaaagaaaagaaaagaagaagaaaagcaatgatgaacttagcatattaaaaaacagagacattactttgctgacaaaggtccagtagtttttggtttttggtttttccagtagttatgtacagatgtgagagttgggccataaaaaaggctgagtgccaaaaaactgatgcttttgaactgtggtgttggagaagactcttgagagtccctgagacagcaaggaggtcaaaccagtcaatcttaaaggaaatcaaccctgaatgttcattggaaggactgatgctgaagctgaagcaccaatagtTTGGCCACGTGATGGGACAAGCCAACTCATAGCAAAGACCcccaaagattgaaggcaggaggagaaggggaagacagagggtgagatggtgggatggcatcaccagctcaatggacatgagtttgaataagttccaggagatggtggaggacaggaaagcctggtgtgctgcagtccgtggggtcacaaagagctggacacaactgatgactaaacaacaaggacatGGCAGCAATGTAGATGTCCATCTGCAGGTGAGtgggtaaagaagctgtggtacatatgcacagtgaaatattactcagctataaaaaaaagaatgcatttgagttcgttctaatgaggcagatgaacctagagcctattatacagagtgaagtaagtcagaaagagaaagacaaatgtcgaatactaacacgtatatatggagtctagaatgATGGTACTGACGATCCTATCTgcaggcagcaaaagagacacagatgtaaagaacagacacAGCCGCAGTGGGGGAGGCTGAGATGGGAATGACTTGAGAGAGTGGTATTaagacatatatattaccatatgtaaaatagatagccagtgggaatttgctgtgtgatgccGGGAATCCAAAGCTGGTACTCTgcgataacccagagggatgggatgaagaatgagatgggagggaggtttaagagggaggggggcatatgtatacctatggctgattcatgttgatatatggcagaagccatcataatattgtaaagtaactatcttccaattaaaaataaaattaaaaaagagagagaatgttttgcttattGGTAATGGGAGAAGGCAGCCCTCCCGTGGTGGACGACTGCCCTGAAAGGCAAGTCATGGCTGACCACGAAACTCCAGAGGTTTCAGGTGAAGCAagtttgagaaataattttctttccagaaatagTTTTCTTAGCTTTCCCTATCAAAAGGAAAGCACAATCAAGTCTTATTTCAGCAGGTTGGGGTTTGACAAGTATGTGAAGCCTCTGCCCAAAGGTAGGAAAGTGGGTTGGCATGTTGTGTTACAtcagctttgttttttgtttgggggCGGGGAGGCATTCTCTCTGGCCCTGCTGTactgcttgcaggatcttagttacctgaccagggactgaacctggggtGTCAGCAGTGAAGGTAAGGAATCCTGACTGCTGGACTGCCATTGGATTCCCTGTTGATtcgtatgttttatatatatgtgtgtgtgtgtgtgtgtgtgtgtgtgtgtgtgtgtgtgtgtatctgggacttctctggtagctcagatggtaaagcatctgcctacaatgttggagacccgggttcaatccctgggtcgggaagatcccctggagaaggaaatggcaacccactccagtattcttgcctgaaaaatcccatggactgaggatcctggtaggctatagtccatgggtttgcaaagagtcagacatgactgagcgacttcacttcacttcatatatatcTTTAGGTATAGATATAGTTATAAATATAGTGGACTTAGTAGTGACAATAATATATTAAGATATAAATCTATATCTTagatatatattcagttcagttcagttcagtcgctcagtcatgtcctactctttgtgaccccatgaatcgcagcacgccagacctccctgtccatcacaaactccctgagtttactcaaacatgtccatcaagtcggtgatgccatccagccatctcatcatctgtcatccccttctcctcctgcccccaatccctcccagcatcagggtcttttccaatagatATATGTAGATAtcttcaaataataaatatcCCAAAATGAGTATATAttcaaataaatgtatattaaagtaTATACCCTTCATCCTGAATTTTCCCACTTTGCTTGGGAAGAAGGAAGCACCTaactgcttttgcttcatcccCAAATACCAAATGAGCATTCTGGACTCGTCTCTGACACTCCTCCCAGTTACCGTACCCACCGTTTAGCATACAAGTGTGCCCAAGAAGATGTTTTCTCACATACCCTACCTACCAACTGAATAATTCACTGGAATAATTTAAACCAAGAATTTAACTACCATGGGGTCTATCTCGTATTTATTGCTTTGCAACAATCCACTCAAAATGCAGCATCTAGAAACAACTGTAATTCATTACATGCCATGATTCTGGAGTTGGCTGACTCAGCTGACGGTTCTTCTCCATCTGAATTCATCTCAAGTTTCTGGTGCAGCTGAGGTCATCTGGGGCCATCATAATCCAAGATGGCCCCATTTACACAGGCTGGTGCTGGGTCTTGACTCCACATGGTTTCTCCAGAAGGGTAGCTGTATCCCCTGACGGGGTGGCTCAGGCCTCCCAGAGTGTGCAGTGAGACTGCAAAGCTCTTCAGTGCCTTGGCTCATGTTGCCAGTCAGAGCCAAGCATTAGGCCAGCCCACAGTCAAATGTTGAGCAGACTGTGctgtccttagtcactcagtgacgtctggctcttcatgaccccatggactatagcccaccaggctccttgttcATGGGGAaactacaggcaagaatactggaatgggttgccatgccctcctccaggggaccttcccaactcagggattgaacccaggtctcccacactgcaggcagattctttactgtctgaaccactagagaagcccGGGGCATACTTAGGCACCACACCTCTTATCCATGAGGCTAATTGTAAATGTTCTGTGGCCATTTTTAGTCTCTCAAGAAGGGGTTAAACAAAATCCCATCTGTTAAGTGTCTCCCCTATATGGGGCCCAAagcaaattatttcaaaacattaattattgttttcattattgttagcctttttttcctgaataaaaaatatttttctggataAGGAGGTAGGTGAGTTAATATTCAGAGGAACTGAAGTTGATCAAAAAATATAGACCTAAGAAAATCAAACAGTCCATATAGAATTCTTTGAACTAGTATTAAATGCCTAAAAATACATGTCACATAAAAATTTGAGGTGTTTCATAAAAAAGATTTGGTTGAAACATCATTAATTTGACTGACAGAGTAAGGagacaacaaaagaaatatttaaatggtaTAAAATTTAAAGGTCTTATAAACTTCTGAAGACTTAAAAGTGTTACCTTTCTCTCTTTGTAGTTTATctgatttttcatctttcttttggtCTTCCCTTATTTTGATCTTTTAGGAATCAGAGATTCAAGTCAAGGCACAATGTCCTTCAATAGAGACATGGATCTGAGTAAAGATGGTGAGGAAGATGAATCTCTGACATGCTCGGTAAGTACTTAAGAGTACAGGACACTTGACATTCAAGAATTGTTCAAATCCCAACTCCTGTTTACCAGCGATAGGCCATGGAGAACACAAAAATCTCACTCCAGTGACTCACCCTTTATTGTCACAGCAAAATGCGGCACTTGCCTGCAGGGGTGCTCATGTGTCTTCATGGTGATGGCAATGCCTGTGAAGGAGCCCTGTGCCAACTTTAGCCTCCTTCCCATCTGCTGCTCCTGCAAGAGAGTTGACCAGGACTGAAGGGAAACTCGGCTGCCCAAGAGCAGGCTCTCACTTCAGCCTTGCTGGCCTTCCAAAGGCCTCAGAAGCCTGTTAGGAATAACAGGATTAGTAGGCAGGATACTCTaggaactttatttttattttttcagtacaGGATTTTAGATGGAGAAGAGTACTCTGAAAGAACACTTACTGTCTTTTCTGCCAACAACCATTGTCAAACACTCCACAAACCCATGTGCTTTGGTAAAATATTCAGTGAATAAGGACAATTACAGCTTCCTTTGCTTGGCATTCCTGAACATTCGAGTCCTTGGGACACCAGGGTGAGGTTTTGATATTTAGATTAGCTCggctccctttcttccttcaaaaGAAATATGTTGTtcttgagttgctcagtcgtgtctgactcttttgcaaatccatagaatgtagcccgccaagctcctctgtccacgggatttctcaggcaagaaaactggaatgggttgccatttgcctctccaggggatcttcccaacccagggatcaaaccccatcttcttcattacaggcagattctttactgttgagctgGCAGGAAAGCGAGAAAGGAATATAGCCTTACTCAAAACAGAGGTCACCAACGCCCACAGCAGTCTCTCTCCCTAATCACTCATAGAATTTTAAAGTAGGAAAGATATTAAAGACATTAGAATCCAAGTCTAATGGGCTCCTTTGAGTTCACAGGATTTAACAATGTGTTAAAATAATACCCTTTTGGGACTCAATCTATGATTTGACCCTCTGTCAAACTTCTGAATTCAACAAATTCGACCCACGATTGATTTTGTTTAGTTAGTTAGGCAAAGTTATCTTTCAAAGATAGATGTTTCTGTTTGTAGGATTGTTGTCCTATTTGTTCTAGGATTTTTGAGTCTACCAGACAATGACATTTTGATCAATCTCCTGATTCCCCACTTTTTTTTCTACAGCTGCCAGAATTATATGcatttgttgagaattttaatAAGGAGAACAAGAAATTGAATCTCCTGAAAATGCACTCTATTTCACCTGGTGAAGCACAGAGAATGCTCAGTCAAAAGCATTTCCTGAATGGAACCGGGGGGACTGACGGGAGAGCAGATGACTCCTTACCTGTTTTCATGTGCAAGGTGGTGAGAAGAGAAGAGCGACCAGAGTCTATGACTGAGCTTCTGCACCGCAGCTTGCTTCCCAGGTCCCTCTCCCCCGTGGAGAGACTCTCCAAATCCCAGCAGAGAATCTCTGAGTATGGGATCCCTCCTCCCGTGCACACTTTTCCTTATGAGATTCTCATCAATCAGTCCAAATCCGCGTCAGTGGTCACCATACGGAAGAAGATTCAGAGCACCAAGATACTGTGCAGGCTGGCCATTCCCTGTGTCTCGCCAGAGAAGTTTATCTTTGAAGAGAAAGCCCCTACATACTTCCTCATCGATCCAGGTAATCTAAACAGATGAGGCCATGTGGAAGAAAATGAGTGGACTCTGACTGCAAATTGCACCTTGGTTCCCAGAGCGCTTGATTCAAGGGAGACATGCAGTTGTGAGTTTCAGGGCTGATGCACCCGCTGCCCACAGGGATGGGGGAAATAGAGGGCAGAGAATCCAACTCTGAGGGCCACGTCTCAGATTCACCCGTGACGGGGTGTGCTCCGGAGGCACAGCATTTAAACGTTTGTAAAGGGAGCCACTTAAACTTGGACTCTATCATTTCCAGGTTGATGAATAAGTCAAGTATCTATGGAGCAATGGCTTCTGTTTCTTAAGTATTTTACCTCAACTGCAGTTGgagggttttaaaaatatttttttcaccaaTGTTTATCCTTTCGTTATTATTGCATCTCTATCAGGGCTATCAACAGGAcacaaacaacagaaagaaacttcatatctgatttttttcttctttcttatttctttctttcttcttctttttcttccttccttcctttcctcctttttttttaatggagagtaGAGGGAGCTCTGAGTGAATGAACTCTAAGTGAGCCGTATCCGAGTTTTGAATAGGGAGGTACCCATATAAAGCCAAAGACCACACAGAGaaagtttaaaatgttataaaacatACAATGGTTACTTTTAGCAAGGATAGGGTGTCTTCTTaagatttccattttcattatgTAAGCAAGGAAAGTAATATCTTGTTATTCTCTGTAgctataaaaatatgttaaatcaATGGTAAAATATTTGAGACCCTCTGAAGTAAGTTCTTGACTCAAAACCAGCAAATATTTTGGCGCCTCCATTGTTCTATTAAAAGTAGTGTCTGAAGgaacatatttaaagaaatgtattgAGTACTCTGATCATGTTTGGTCCAAGATGCTGGAAGAATCTTTGCTGTAATTCCCTGCATTGATGTCTTGACAGAGCCTAATTCAGGTCTCAAATTCCTTTGCAGAGTCACACTTAGTATGCTATGGAGATCAGGCAGAGTAGAAATTAGGAAAACTGTAGGAAAGTAGATAGTCCACAAAAGTACATAAGTGAGGTATGCCCAGAGACTAAAAAGCATAGAAAGTACTGAGAATCAATAAGAAGAATTTGCAAAATGCCTACTAAAGAAGTGCTGAAGGCTTTGAATGTTTGATAGGTCTGAAACATTTACAGCTTTGCCACCCATAGGGGCCTAATTGTCCTTTTCTCTGGAGTTCTCTCATCTGCCCTTTCAGACTCTGTGTTAAAATCTCTCTTCTGCCTCCATGAATTCATTTCCTGAGATCTTGGAGGCAGAATCTCTGAGACATGGCCTGTCTATTCAAGGAATACACATGAAGCCAAGTAGGCATCCATATGAGGAATATCCAGTAATTACTTAGGTTTAATTGTAACAGTTCATCTTTTGCTGTTCTATATTGCTTGCTATTGCTATTATTGTATCAGTCAGCCAGTCCCTAAATCTTTCTCAGTCCAGGAGAACTTTAGGGCTCCTGATATACCAATGAATATTATAGAACACATCCTTACTAGCTTCAAGAACCGGGGGAGGAAAAGGGTGTGGGTGCtgacattttcttcttctcttatcACATGAGATTCTCTTGCTCTAGCTCTGGATAAATCCTATAGGACTATGTAGACTAGACAtgtgttttatgaaaaataacaaaaaaatcaaatgagtttttaaaaatttttccatcTGGAGGCAGACAAGGGCAAGAGCAATGCTTTCTGGTGTTGTCAAGAATCCGTGCTCCccatctttttgtgtgtggtttttgtcttCATGGCTAAAATTGTATATACCTCCAGGTGCTATGGATACATTTCAGGGAGGAAGCAGAGCTAAGAGCCACACTGGCTACTTCTTCCTCTTTTAATAGGAAAGCAATGCTTCCTCAGAACATCCCTTCTCAGGTGACCTCTCCCCACATATTCTCGGCCAGAATTGTGTCCAATAGCCACCCATTACTGCAAGCAATGCTGGTCAATAGAGATCCTAGCTTCCCATTTTCTGAGGAGAGGAAGGCTGAAAAGGATTATACTCGATATAGAGTGAAACAACCCATAGTGTCCACCACAGATCACGACATAAAGCTCTTCACTAATAAATATCATGCATTCTATGACCTcacctcttgagagtcccttggactgcaaggagatccaaccagtccatcctaaagtcctgggtgttcattggaaggactgatgttgaagctaaaactccaatactttggccacctgatacgaagagctgactcatttgaaaagaccctgatgctaagaaagattgagggcaggaggagaaggggtcgacagaggatgagatggttggatggcatcaccaactcaatggactgagttttgggtagactccaggagctggtgatggacagagaggcctggtgtgctgcagttcttggggttgcaaagaatcagacacgactgagtgactgaactgaactgaatgacctcACCAAATATCCCTGCCCTTCCTGCTATTACAGGCCTGCTGAGATCTTGTCAAATTCCCTCAACCTTGGCAGCTGGACCCTAGGACAGGCTGTTGAACACTATGGCCAGATCTGAATTAAAGAACAGCCCCTGGCCCCTGTCTCCTACTTCAGGCATGTGTAGAATATTTATACAGACTTCCTATCTCGCAGACCTGGAGAAACTCAAACCTTTCCCAGGGATGGGGGCCTGACTGGGGCAGGGGCAGTATCTCGGCCATAGGTGACCTGCTCAAATATCACCACACAGAGAAGATGCTAGAGTCAGCCCCGAGAAACAGACCAGCCTGCCTGCTTGTTTGCTTGACCCATTTTCTCCTGGTCTCCTGATATTCCTTACACCTATTTGCTCTTTGGCCTCAGGTTTTACACCCAAGTCCCTGCCTAAGATCTtgcttttttattgttctttttgtttttagccATGAACACATCCTTACTAGCCATGAAAAGAactgaagggaagggaaagggcaATGGCTGATGAGGAGGGGACTGCATAGTAGATGTTGGCCTGAGTTTTCCATGGTTCATTGCCTCCATGAAGAGGTTGAAACTAATGATGCCCTAAGCCGGCAGGTCCCGAAAGTGAAGGGAAAACAACCAGATTCTATCTAAACCACTGCCCCTTTATACTCAGGGCTCACACTAGTGTCTTGGGAGAAATGATACTAACAAATGTACTGCAATCAGTCTTTCCACTCACCTCAACCACACATTAGGGTCCTTTTCTATGCCCTGTAGACCTCTGTACTCTGGTCTCTCAATTCACACCAGAGGAGACACTTCTACCTGTGATGGCCCCGCAGGGTCCACTCCAGCCCTAGCCAGGCCCACTCTATTCCCCACATGGAGGATGGCTTTAGATGAGATGAACAATATAGGTTCCTCCTTAGTTTACAAAACTTCAGAAACAGCTTTCTTCAGAAAGTTCAGAAACACTAGGGAGACGGGGACTTGAATTCATCAAAGGTTCATTCTGTTCATGAAGCATCTCTAAGTAACTGAGGGTTAAATAAGGCCATTGTgtgattctttgaaaatatgattCTTTTCAGCAAAACAATTCATGGATCTAAGGGATCTGGAATGGAAATTTTACAAGGGGCTTGTGAAGTGGAAGCGCTGCGTTTTGAATGAGCTTGTGGACATTAAGAATGACAGCGAGAAGAGATTTGTGGGGAGCCAGCAGTTGCAGCATCCTCTTTCCCCACCTCTAGTTCATAAGTCTCTGGTCATTTATCCTCAAGTTGATTACCCAAAAACACTATCGCCTTCTTAAATGAAATATGTAGTTCATTAAAACATCTTGGATAGAGATCTTCCTTTTGAGAGCAGTGAATTTAtacatgaaaagcaaagaagcagCGGCCCCATGGAAAATAGGAGCTGAGTCTATAAAATATGCATGTAAGGTTCAATATTAAACCATTATTATGGAGTAAAAGATCGAACTTGATCTGCTAATATAATGCCTGGTTTGGACTGGTGAAACCCATCTGAACCAGGGCTGAGGTCATTTAAATCATATGAAAAGAAGAGTGCATATGAAGCTAAACTCTCAAGCAAGAAtagctcttaaaatattttaggcaTATGAAGAAGTCCattatcataaaaatagaaaattcaacaAATGGAAGAATTGACAACTGAAGTTATAAAGATCATTCTGAGGACTTAAAAAATAACACGCTAACTGCTCGAAAACATGAGGAAGGACCTAGCATGTATGAAGCaagaacaaaatttgaaaaagaacaaattggaaatcttgggaaaaaatatttgtctttgaaaacaaaataataatagtgataacCCTCAATAAATTATCTTAGTGGCATACTAGATAACTTAAAGAGAGAGGATTAATGAGTTGGAAGATAGCACTAGAGAGAAGCTTCATAGCACAGTAAGATAAAGGGGAAGGCTATGAAAGAAGTTAAAAGTAATAGAGTGTAGAGTTAGAAGTTCAGAAATATATCCAATGTAAGTTGCAGAATAACATAGGGAGACTGGAAAAGAAATGATGCTTGAAAATAAATGACATCATTTTCCAGAAATGAAGAAGCATGTGAAATCTTGAATTGAAAAATCTCACTGAGTGattagcaagaaaataaaaataaatctataataGAAACACTGTAGCAAAATTAGAGCAttaagccagaaaggaaaagattatCTGCATAAGAGAGAAGATGGATAACATACAAAGAAATGACAAATCAATAGTGGAACTTTCATTAATAGAAGATGTCAGAAGGTGATGGTGCCATATACTCAGAATCCTGAGGAAAAACAGTAAATCTGGAATTATCTAACCAGCTAAACTCTTTTTAAAGAGTagggataaaaataaatacattttaatacgTATGAGAGCTAAAATCACTTACTATCCACAATCTCTTACTGAAAAACTATTAGTAGAATATGTACTTTAGCAAGAACTCAGACAGAGTATAAGAAATAATAGTgagcaattaaatttttaataatatttgtatatgtgtatatggatattaaaatatacttttggaTTCTATTTCCTATTATATTACTTAGAAAATTTGCCTGTATGTAGGTGAAATTTGTCTgtattgttgtttggtcgctaaatccaactcttttttgtgaccccatggactgtagcccaccaggctcctccatccatggaatttcccaggcaagaatactggactggattgccatttccttcttcaggggatcttcctgaccctcgggttgaacctgcacctcctgcattggcaggcattttcTTCAccgctgagtcatcagggaagccaaaattattctatagttttcattttcacactattttaaaaaaaatttgttggagtttagttgattgacaatgttgtgttagtttcaggtgtagagcaaagtgaatcagtttatacatatacatatattcactcttttttaaggTCCTTTTCTCATGTACACCATTATGGAGtactgagtaaagttccctgtgctatacggtaggttcttattagttaacctattttatatatagcagtgcatttttacactattttttaaaatcatattttagttCAAAAATAGAGGGGGGTCTTCATCAGAAGTACTGTCTAGTTTCTGGGCTAcacataatattttgtttttttctttgtgactAAGTTCAGTGTGCAAAAATTCCTcaagctgtacacttaaaactgtAAACTTCTCTTCATGCATGTGACagttctgttgcaggaagggagaccccttccagggcccgaaactgggctcttgtctaacactcggaaatgaattgtccaggagacacacatgctgacaaagcaagagattttattgggaaagggctcTCGGGTGGAGatcaggagggtaagggaacccaggagaactgctctgtcacgTGGCTTGCAGCCtcggttttatggtgatgggattagtttccgggttgtccttagccagtcattctgactcagagtccttctcAGCGgagcacgccttgttcagccaagatggatgccagacagaaggattctgggaggtggtcggacatgtggtgtctccttttgacctttcccgaactcttccggttggtgaaggcttattagttccgtgttccttaccagaacctcctgtcctaaaacaactcatgcaaatagttactatggtgcctgaccagggtgggcagtttcagtcagtgtgcttcccctaacagttccaaagatattttttaagttatgctACCTTCACAGTATGAATTAGGgaattttcatcctttttttgaGGTCATAAATAcctaaataataatagaaatttattctttaaaatctaaCTAGAGTTCAGCTATAAAACCATCTAGTCCTGACATCTTTTCTTCCCATATTTATTATGAAAGTGTTTAAACAttcataaacataaataaaattatataatgagCCTGTATAAACCCATTATTAGATTGAGATTCAATATTCATCAAGATTTTATCACACTTGTCTCATCTATTCCTTCTGTTGTTGTGTTTGCTGTGTCTACTGAACTATTTTGAAGCAAACCTTAGGCCTCATGTTTTATGGCCTCATCCTTATATGTTTTGGCTTGCAACTCAGAAAAAATGTAGACATTTTCTTTCACAGTCACAATGCCATTATCATTcccaaaaaatgaacaaaaattccTTGATCCTGTCTATGTTCAATGTCCCCTTATTGTCACAAACTTAATACTTTCTAGTTGACTTGTTTTGATCAGTATCCAAGCAAGGTTAAATATTGCATTTGGTTTTTACttctctttaccagctgagccacaagagaagaccggtttttatttcttttgctgctgctgctgctaagtcgcttcagttgtgtctgactctgtgcgacccatagacggcagaccaccaggctcccctgtccctgggattctccaggcaagaacactggagtgggttgccatttccttctccagtgcatgaaagtgaaaagtaaaagtgaagtcgctcagtcgtgtctgactcttagcgaccccatggactgcagcctaccaggccccttcgtccatgggattttccaggcgagagtactggagtgggttgccattgccttctccgttacttctcttaagattattttaatatagaggatttcattttttcccccatgcaGTTGACCTACTGAATAAATAGATCCATTCTCCTATAGAAGGTCCCTTAATCTAGATTTTTATCCTCATGATGTTATCTACTTTTTCTTCTGTCAGCCATATTTCTTGTAAATTGAATGTTTGCTAAAGGCTTGATTAGATTTAGACTCAACTCTTTTTGCAAAGGATACTTCATGAGATGATGCTGTGTACTTCATATTGCTTCACAACAGAAGGCAAACAATAGCTGGTTGTCCCCTTTATAATAGATTGAGGAGTGAATTCAGGTGCTGGTGCCTCTGATGATGAAGTTCCCCATCAGCCTCTCATCCAGTGGTTTCCATCCACTGATGACAATGGTAGGCATCCTCTATGAGGCTCCCAGTGATCCCCACCTCTTTGGTATTTACATCCTTGTGTAAATTTACACCCTCGCCTTGAGTGTAGGCTGAACTTAATGACTGTTTCTATTAACAGAACCCAGCAGAGGTAATGGTATGTCACTTTGACATTGTTTCAAGAAACTGTGCGCATTATCTTGCATTCTCTCTCTTGCTGTCACTCACTTGCTAGCTCCTGGGAAAACCAGCTGTTATATTCTGAGATGCTTTATGAAGAGGTCCCTGTGGCAAATAACTGACATCTCCGGACAACCGCCAGCAGGGACCTGAGCTGTGTCAACAGCTGCAAGCGTGAGCTTGGAAGCACATCCTCCGCTTACCAAGGGTTGAGACTACTGCAGTCCCAGCTGAATGCTTGACTGCAACTTCATGGGAAAGCCTGAGTCAGGGGCATCCAGTTAAACCACACTCAGATTCCGGACCCATGGAAACTGTGACATAAAAAATGGTTGTATTAAGTTGCTACATTTTGGGGGTAATGTGTTACACAACAAGAGATAACTAATACAAAAATCTTTGACTAGATTATTTCATTACAATGTACTCATTTGGTGATTTTCTAATTCTATCATTTATTCTAAATTTATTCATTGGgaataatttgaaagaaaaactttCCCTCCATCAATTAGGGCTATTTAGTTATACCGAAAAATTGCACAAGAGAGGTGATTCATTGCTTAAGATTTCCCCTTTAGCTGCCAATATCCGGATTAGAGATGATGTTCTAGTTACCTCCTAAATTGACCAAAgaaatgtttctctctctccctttttcttttttggccacactgcgcGGCTTGtgagatattagt
Proteins encoded in this window:
- the C31H9orf153 gene encoding uncharacterized protein C9orf153 homolog, which codes for MSFNRDMDLSKDGEEDESLTCSLPELYAFVENFNKENKKLNLLKMHSISPGEAQRMLSQKHFLNGTGGTDGRADDSLPVFMCKVVRREERPESMTELLHRSLLPRSLSPVERLSKSQQRISEYGIPPPVHTFPYEILINQSKSASVVTIRKKIQSTKILCRLAIPCVSPEKFIFEEKAPTYFLIDPAKQFMDLRDLEWKFYKGLVKWKRCVLNELVDIKNDSEKRFVGSQQLQHPLSPPLVHKSLVIYPQVDYPKTLSPS